One Micromonospora sp. FIMYZ51 genomic window carries:
- a CDS encoding DUF916 domain-containing protein → MTRTSSRALPRLLAAVVAVFVAAPIAPAAATPAVPAAAPPRALAAAAPAPTPTASAAADPAKPSVTWSVQPADQNGPDGRRWIERTLDPGQVVTEHLAVRNFSDSAVVFSLKAADGYLTDKGRFNMLPSNEKSVDGGTWIKVQEKVSVGAKQTKVVPFTITVPADASPGDHPAGIAATVTSSGGTVAVESRVGFRVMLRASGTITASMTIDDLTAKYTPSWNPFAGGTVQIGWSTTNSGNVSVTGSGRTTVAELFGLVERDTPTEVEEVLRGGNRTVETRVDGVWGLGRVRTTVEVTPAVLGGDATGAEIRTASATVTTWALPWAQLILVLLLGALAFAVRTVIRRRRQRLAQLLDKAREEGRSQARETPLTTTPKSP, encoded by the coding sequence ATGACCCGAACCTCGTCGCGGGCGTTGCCGCGCCTGCTCGCTGCCGTGGTCGCGGTGTTCGTCGCCGCACCGATCGCGCCGGCCGCCGCCACACCGGCCGTGCCCGCCGCCGCACCGCCGAGGGCGCTCGCCGCCGCCGCGCCGGCCCCCACGCCGACGGCGTCCGCCGCCGCAGATCCGGCCAAGCCGTCGGTGACCTGGTCGGTGCAGCCGGCCGACCAGAACGGCCCCGACGGTCGCCGGTGGATCGAGCGCACCCTCGATCCCGGTCAGGTCGTGACCGAACACCTCGCCGTACGCAACTTCAGCGACTCCGCCGTGGTCTTCTCGTTGAAGGCGGCGGACGGCTACCTGACCGACAAGGGGCGCTTCAACATGCTTCCCTCGAACGAGAAGTCGGTGGACGGCGGCACCTGGATCAAGGTGCAGGAGAAGGTCTCCGTCGGGGCCAAGCAGACCAAGGTGGTGCCGTTCACGATCACGGTTCCCGCCGATGCCAGCCCCGGCGACCACCCGGCCGGCATCGCGGCGACGGTCACCAGCTCCGGCGGCACGGTCGCCGTGGAGAGCCGGGTCGGCTTCCGGGTGATGCTGCGCGCCAGCGGGACGATCACCGCCAGCATGACGATCGACGACCTGACGGCCAAGTACACCCCCTCCTGGAACCCGTTCGCCGGTGGCACCGTGCAGATCGGCTGGAGCACGACCAACAGCGGCAACGTCTCGGTGACCGGCAGCGGCCGGACCACGGTCGCCGAACTCTTCGGCCTGGTCGAGCGGGACACCCCGACCGAGGTCGAGGAGGTGCTGCGGGGCGGCAACCGGACGGTCGAGACCCGGGTGGACGGGGTCTGGGGGCTGGGCCGGGTACGCACCACCGTCGAGGTGACGCCCGCCGTACTCGGCGGCGACGCCACCGGCGCCGAGATCCGTACCGCCTCGGCGACCGTCACCACCTGGGCCCTCCCCTGGGCGCAACTGATCCTCGTCCTGCTCCTCGGCGCGCTTGCCTTCGCCGTGCGTACCGTCATCCGCCGCCGCCGGCAGCGCCTCGCGCAACTGCTCGACAAGGCCCGCGAGGAAGGCCGCTCCCAAGCCCGCGAAACCCCCCTCACCACCACCCCCAAGTCCCCCTAG
- a CDS encoding metal-sensitive transcriptional regulator → MKLRPEMTGDALTRLKRARGQLNAVIEMMEDGQDCRDVLTQLAAVSKAIDRAGFKIIASGMRHCSTAREGGEQPEMTEEELEKLFLALA, encoded by the coding sequence ATGAAGCTGCGGCCGGAGATGACGGGTGACGCCCTGACCCGACTCAAGCGCGCCCGGGGGCAACTGAACGCCGTGATCGAGATGATGGAGGACGGCCAGGACTGCCGTGACGTGCTGACCCAGCTCGCCGCGGTGTCCAAGGCGATCGACCGGGCCGGCTTCAAGATCATTGCCTCCGGCATGCGGCACTGCTCCACGGCGCGGGAAGGCGGCGAGCAGCCGGAGATGACCGAAGAGGAACTGGAGAAGCTGTTCCTCGCCCTGGCGTGA